The following are from one region of the Bacillota bacterium genome:
- a CDS encoding polymer-forming cytoskeletal protein gives MSWLKKETIGMNEKVDTLLGKNARFEGTIEAEGTLRVDGWFKGTLKANGDIIVGEGAKVEAELEGRHILIAGEVRGRVQAAGKLELTATGKLYGDLEAARLLVEEGAVFQGNCKTSEDVPAAQDSLVFKVSGFQFPSGA, from the coding sequence GTGAGCTGGCTGAAAAAGGAAACCATCGGCATGAATGAGAAGGTCGATACCCTGTTAGGTAAGAATGCCCGTTTTGAAGGAACCATCGAGGCCGAAGGAACCCTCCGGGTAGATGGCTGGTTTAAGGGAACCCTCAAGGCGAACGGAGATATTATTGTAGGAGAAGGGGCGAAGGTAGAAGCGGAACTCGAAGGCCGCCATATCTTGATTGCGGGGGAGGTACGCGGCCGGGTCCAGGCGGCGGGAAAACTGGAACTCACGGCAACCGGCAAGCTTTACGGGGACCTGGAAGCAGCCAGGTTGCTGGTGGAAGAGGGGGCAGTCTTTCAAGGAAACTGCAAAACCTCTGAAGATGTTCCGGCCGCCCAGGACAGCCTGGTTTTTAAGGTATCCGGGTTTCAATTTCCTTCGGGGGCGTGA
- a CDS encoding diacylglycerol kinase family lipid kinase, translating into MIPQDFLCVVNPAAGRGRTARLWPEIARAMRSAGLHYRVVFTEAPGHGTELAREAALHEAGTVVAVGGDGTINEVVNGLAASGVPLALIPTGNGNDFCRALGIVEDPLMATLALCTGRYRCLDLGIAGDRYFLNICGIGFDAEVAHAVNNGLRWLSGTPAYFAGIIRTLLSFKPVPLHLTLDGAELETKGLLVAVANGPYYGAGIKIAPKARPDDGFFEVCIIGELSRFELLRTLPLAFRGQHETHPQVKFFRAREVTVSCPVRTLYIQGDGELLGATPASFRIVERGLKVLVPDEKLFKGNPGKKRTRRSNLPG; encoded by the coding sequence ATGATCCCCCAGGATTTTTTGTGTGTTGTTAACCCCGCTGCCGGGCGCGGGCGCACGGCGCGCCTGTGGCCCGAAATCGCGCGGGCGATGCGGAGTGCGGGGTTGCATTACAGGGTCGTTTTTACCGAGGCCCCCGGGCACGGAACGGAACTGGCGCGAGAGGCGGCCCTGCATGAAGCGGGGACGGTTGTTGCCGTGGGCGGCGACGGTACGATTAACGAAGTGGTGAACGGGCTTGCCGCCTCCGGGGTACCCCTCGCCCTGATCCCTACCGGGAACGGGAATGACTTCTGCCGCGCCCTGGGAATCGTGGAGGACCCTTTGATGGCGACACTGGCACTTTGTACCGGACGGTACCGCTGCCTTGATCTGGGGATTGCAGGAGACCGCTACTTTCTGAATATCTGCGGTATCGGTTTTGATGCCGAAGTCGCTCATGCCGTGAATAACGGCCTCCGCTGGCTTTCCGGCACCCCGGCCTACTTCGCCGGGATTATCCGGACCCTGCTTAGTTTTAAGCCGGTCCCCCTGCACCTGACCCTGGACGGGGCTGAGCTTGAGACCAAAGGGCTGCTGGTAGCCGTGGCAAACGGGCCTTATTATGGGGCGGGAATTAAAATTGCGCCAAAAGCCCGTCCGGACGACGGCTTTTTTGAGGTTTGTATAATCGGGGAGCTGAGCCGCTTCGAGTTGTTGCGGACGCTCCCGCTTGCTTTCCGGGGGCAGCACGAAACACACCCCCAGGTGAAATTTTTTCGCGCCCGGGAGGTGACCGTTTCCTGCCCGGTGCGGACCCTCTACATCCAGGGAGACGGGGAGCTGCTCGGTGCAACCCCGGCCTCTTTCCGGATCGTGGAGCGGGGCCTGAAGGTGCTGGTGCCGGACGAAAAGTTGTTCAAGGGCAATCCGGGAAAGAAAAGGACGCGTCGGAGTAATCTCCCGGGGTAA
- the selB gene encoding selenocysteine-specific translation elongation factor, whose protein sequence is MKASIIVGTAGHVDHGKTQLVKALTGVDTDRLKEEKERGISIELGFAPLSLPSGITAGIVDVPGHERFVKNMLAGAGGIDLVLLVVAADEGVMPQTREHLDILEILQVQKGVVALTKVDLAEEEWLLLVEEEVRELLRGTRLEDAPLVPVSVVTGEGLDELRRVLDRMAQEVVPKPLAGHARLPVDRVFSITGFGTVATGTLLSGKIRTGDVLQVLPSGLQGRVRSLQVHGARVDEARAGQRTAVNLTGLEINQMARGDVLVTPGAFQAVKRLTASLHLLPRAARPLKNWQRVHFHLATQETLGRVRLLDREELAPGKDALVQLELEAPVIAAAHDRFVIRHYSPVTTIGGGEVIEVGGNRYRRFRPEVLARLERKLSGSPAARVAEELRAGRGALTPADLAARSGLSEADVKEIVAGMAGAGEAHLFDFGNETFVISASRLEEWGGGVTAALREYHKQFPLRPGLPKEELRSRLFQALPPRLYQALLEYWVRNGAIGLAGQTLALPGFAVRLTPEQDAKVEALLEKVASQPFAPPTGEEIRGLLGADGDLLQYCVQQGHLVKVGEDFYFSKEAVAGAWSLLEGYLRRHGEITVAAARDLLGTSRRYCLPLLEYFDREKKTRRVGDKRVLFGT, encoded by the coding sequence TTGAAAGCCTCGATCATCGTGGGTACGGCCGGGCATGTCGACCACGGCAAAACCCAGCTTGTCAAGGCCTTAACCGGGGTCGATACAGATCGCCTGAAGGAAGAGAAGGAGCGGGGAATTTCGATCGAACTGGGATTCGCCCCCCTTTCCCTCCCCAGCGGGATTACCGCCGGGATCGTTGACGTGCCGGGACACGAACGGTTTGTCAAGAACATGCTGGCGGGAGCAGGCGGAATCGATCTGGTTCTCCTGGTGGTGGCGGCAGATGAAGGGGTAATGCCCCAGACCCGGGAGCACCTGGACATCTTAGAGATCCTGCAGGTCCAGAAGGGGGTCGTGGCGCTCACCAAGGTCGATCTGGCGGAAGAGGAATGGCTCCTCCTCGTAGAAGAAGAGGTGCGGGAGCTTTTGCGCGGCACCCGCCTGGAAGACGCTCCTCTCGTTCCGGTTTCTGTTGTAACGGGGGAGGGGCTGGATGAGCTCCGCCGGGTGCTTGACCGGATGGCGCAGGAAGTGGTTCCAAAACCCCTTGCGGGTCACGCCCGCCTCCCTGTGGACCGGGTTTTTTCAATCACTGGCTTTGGGACTGTGGCCACAGGCACCCTGCTCAGCGGGAAAATCCGCACCGGGGATGTGCTCCAGGTTTTGCCTTCCGGCCTGCAGGGGCGGGTGCGCTCCCTCCAGGTGCACGGAGCCAGGGTGGATGAGGCCCGCGCCGGCCAGCGGACCGCGGTCAACCTTACCGGCCTGGAAATAAACCAGATGGCGCGGGGGGATGTTCTGGTGACACCGGGTGCTTTTCAGGCCGTTAAGCGCTTGACGGCCTCCTTGCACCTCCTTCCCCGCGCGGCGCGGCCCTTAAAAAACTGGCAGCGCGTCCACTTCCACCTTGCGACACAGGAGACCCTCGGGAGGGTGAGGCTCCTCGACCGGGAAGAACTCGCGCCCGGGAAGGACGCTCTTGTGCAGCTTGAACTGGAGGCACCTGTTATTGCCGCTGCCCACGACCGTTTTGTGATCAGGCACTACTCCCCCGTAACCACAATCGGCGGGGGGGAGGTGATCGAGGTCGGGGGGAACCGCTACCGGCGCTTCCGCCCCGAGGTTCTGGCGCGTCTTGAGCGAAAACTGTCGGGCAGCCCCGCAGCGAGGGTTGCCGAAGAGCTGCGTGCCGGCCGGGGCGCGCTCACTCCGGCGGACCTGGCGGCGCGGTCAGGTTTGAGCGAGGCCGACGTTAAGGAGATCGTCGCGGGAATGGCCGGGGCGGGGGAGGCCCACCTCTTTGACTTCGGAAACGAAACTTTTGTGATTTCCGCTTCCCGGCTGGAGGAATGGGGGGGCGGCGTGACCGCGGCGCTCCGGGAATACCACAAACAATTTCCCCTGCGCCCGGGGCTACCGAAAGAAGAGCTCCGTTCCCGCCTTTTTCAGGCTCTTCCCCCTCGCCTTTACCAGGCACTGCTGGAATACTGGGTGCGGAACGGGGCGATCGGGCTTGCCGGGCAGACGCTGGCCCTTCCCGGTTTCGCGGTACGGTTAACCCCTGAGCAGGATGCGAAAGTCGAGGCCCTTCTCGAAAAAGTCGCCTCTCAACCTTTTGCTCCCCCCACCGGGGAGGAGATCCGGGGGCTGCTGGGAGCGGACGGGGACCTGCTCCAGTACTGCGTTCAACAGGGGCACCTCGTGAAAGTGGGAGAAGATTTTTATTTTTCAAAAGAGGCGGTGGCCGGAGCATGGAGCCTCCTGGAGGGGTATTTGCGCCGGCACGGGGAGATCACCGTCGCTGCAGCGCGGGATCTCCTGGGCACCTCGCGGCGCTACTGTCTCCCCCTGCTCGAGTATTTCGACCGCGAAAAGAAGACGCGCCGGGTCGGGGATAAAAGGGTTTTATTCGGCACCTGA
- a CDS encoding YkuS family protein encodes MPVVAVEDGLTNVRRALAEAGFEVTGMGREEMKRAQAVVISGLDVDVLQRQDIKTEVPVISAGGRSAAEVVEDLRGRLL; translated from the coding sequence ATGCCTGTGGTTGCAGTTGAAGATGGATTGACAAATGTCCGGCGCGCCCTGGCGGAAGCCGGCTTTGAAGTAACAGGGATGGGGCGCGAGGAGATGAAAAGGGCCCAGGCTGTCGTGATCAGCGGGCTGGATGTGGATGTCCTTCAGCGCCAGGATATCAAAACCGAGGTCCCGGTGATCAGCGCCGGGGGACGAAGCGCGGCAGAAGTTGTCGAAGATCTCAGAGGGCGCTTGCTCTGA
- the yyaC gene encoding spore protease YyaC translates to MVFGESLYTLPGLRPKRDIRVNVHERDAVQSLAAFLEDLLRELDPGRARPLVVLAIGSDRSTGDSLGPLVGTRLAELAPGLLPVFGTLDEPVHAVNLSEKLAAIERTFSRPLIIAVDACLGQLQNVGTIALGKGSLRPGTGVNKELPPVGEIFISGVVNIGGFLEYLVLQNTRLSLVMKMADCITRALIIGGVAGARGGIRK, encoded by the coding sequence ATGGTTTTCGGCGAAAGTTTATATACCTTACCCGGCCTCCGGCCCAAGCGGGATATCAGGGTTAATGTCCACGAACGGGATGCAGTCCAGAGCCTCGCTGCTTTTCTGGAGGATTTACTCCGGGAACTTGATCCCGGGCGCGCCCGTCCCCTTGTGGTCCTCGCCATCGGGTCCGACCGTTCGACCGGGGACAGCCTTGGGCCCCTGGTGGGGACAAGGTTGGCGGAGCTGGCGCCCGGCCTCCTTCCCGTCTTCGGAACCCTCGACGAACCCGTCCACGCCGTCAATTTAAGTGAAAAGCTGGCGGCAATCGAAAGAACCTTTTCCCGCCCCCTCATTATTGCGGTAGATGCCTGCCTCGGGCAGCTCCAAAATGTAGGAACCATCGCGCTTGGCAAGGGCTCCCTCCGGCCAGGTACCGGGGTCAACAAGGAACTCCCCCCGGTAGGAGAAATCTTTATTTCGGGTGTGGTTAATATCGGGGGCTTTTTGGAATATTTAGTCCTCCAGAATACCCGCCTCAGTCTCGTCATGAAGATGGCCGACTGCATCACCCGGGCCTTAATTATCGGGGGCGTCGCCGGTGCGAGAGGCGGCATCAGAAAGTAA
- a CDS encoding ABC transporter ATP-binding protein: MGEVTVRALNGVDLEIYEGELIVILGPSGSGKSTLLHIIGGMDTPSEGELYYRGEPLHTADSKRLTRYRRSAVGFVFQFYNLIPNLTAYENIDLSVQISKDPLSLDEVLEKVGLAGRAHHFPSQLSGGEQQRVAIARAVAKNPDLLLCDEPTGALDVETGIQVLKLLRDFCRSYGKTVLIITHNAAIAGMADRVLRLRDGKIREMVCNENPLPPEEVAW; encoded by the coding sequence ATGGGAGAAGTCACCGTGAGAGCGCTCAACGGCGTTGATCTGGAAATTTACGAAGGGGAGCTTATCGTGATCCTGGGCCCCAGCGGCTCCGGCAAGAGCACGCTGCTGCACATTATCGGGGGAATGGATACGCCGAGCGAAGGGGAGCTGTACTACCGCGGCGAGCCGCTGCACACTGCGGATTCCAAAAGGTTGACCCGGTACCGCAGGAGCGCCGTAGGATTCGTTTTCCAGTTTTACAACCTCATCCCCAATTTAACCGCGTATGAGAACATAGACCTCTCCGTCCAGATTTCTAAGGACCCGCTCTCGCTAGACGAGGTTTTGGAAAAAGTCGGGCTGGCCGGCCGGGCGCATCATTTCCCCTCGCAGCTTTCGGGAGGTGAACAGCAGCGGGTCGCCATCGCCAGAGCGGTTGCCAAGAACCCCGACCTCCTCCTCTGCGACGAGCCGACGGGGGCGCTGGACGTCGAGACGGGGATCCAGGTCCTCAAGCTCCTGCGGGATTTCTGCAGGTCTTACGGGAAAACCGTCCTTATCATTACCCACAACGCCGCCATCGCCGGGATGGCCGACCGCGTGCTTCGCCTCAGGGACGGGAAGATCAGGGAGATGGTGTGTAACGAAAATCCGTTGCCTCCGGAGGAGGTGGCCTGGTAG
- the selA gene encoding L-seryl-tRNA(Sec) selenium transferase, which yields MEKGKLLRRLPAVHELVKACSGEEEGYPAQLLAGAAREVLAHWRKIVLEKGETPPDLEDLAEAVRARIREKFRPSLRPVVNATGVVLHTNLGRAPLSPGAIAALERVARGYCNLEIELETGGRGSRYSHVEKLLTALTGAEAALVVNNNAAAVLLALHTLARGREVVVARGELIEIGGSFRIPEVLAQSGARLREVGTTNKTYPRDYERAIGPETALLLKVHPSNYRILGFTREVSRGELVDLGRRHQVPVLEDLGSGVLVDLQQYGLGFEPTVQASLEAGVDVVTFSGDKLLGGPQGGILVGRARLLQEMKENPLLRALRVDKLTLAALEATLQAYLKGEAERALPVLQKLMVSPARLAARAAALKERLAGCLGEACEVEVRPGSSQVGGGALPLTELPTTLVVLRPKFISATTLAARLRRGDPPVLTRLQEDGVLVDPRTLSEEEEGLVAGAIRAALREPRKDACTS from the coding sequence TTGGAAAAAGGAAAATTGCTGCGCCGGCTTCCGGCTGTGCATGAACTGGTTAAGGCTTGTTCCGGCGAAGAGGAGGGCTACCCCGCTCAGCTTCTCGCCGGGGCGGCGCGGGAAGTGCTGGCTCACTGGCGGAAAATCGTTCTGGAAAAGGGGGAAACTCCCCCGGACCTCGAAGATCTGGCGGAAGCGGTCAGAGCCCGGATCAGGGAGAAATTTCGTCCAAGTTTGCGCCCCGTGGTTAACGCAACCGGAGTTGTCCTCCATACGAACCTGGGCCGGGCGCCCCTAAGTCCGGGAGCCATCGCGGCGCTTGAAAGAGTTGCCCGGGGCTACTGCAACCTGGAAATTGAGCTGGAAACAGGGGGGCGCGGCTCGCGGTACAGCCATGTAGAAAAGCTTTTGACAGCTTTAACCGGGGCCGAGGCTGCCCTCGTTGTGAATAACAACGCTGCCGCTGTCCTCCTCGCCCTCCACACCCTGGCGCGGGGGAGGGAGGTTGTCGTGGCGCGGGGGGAGCTGATCGAGATCGGGGGCTCCTTCCGGATCCCCGAGGTCCTGGCGCAGAGCGGGGCGCGCCTCCGGGAAGTAGGGACTACCAATAAAACCTACCCCCGGGATTACGAGCGGGCAATCGGCCCGGAAACCGCCCTCCTGCTTAAAGTACACCCCAGCAATTACAGGATTCTGGGGTTTACGCGGGAAGTCTCGCGGGGGGAGCTGGTGGATTTGGGCAGGAGGCACCAGGTTCCGGTTCTGGAGGACCTGGGGAGCGGGGTTCTGGTTGATCTCCAGCAGTACGGGTTGGGCTTTGAGCCTACCGTCCAGGCGAGCCTGGAGGCAGGCGTTGATGTTGTTACCTTCAGTGGGGATAAGCTCCTGGGCGGGCCCCAGGGGGGAATTCTTGTCGGGCGCGCCCGGTTGCTCCAGGAGATGAAAGAGAATCCTCTCTTGCGCGCCCTGCGCGTAGATAAGCTCACCCTGGCGGCTCTTGAAGCCACCCTCCAGGCGTACCTAAAGGGGGAGGCGGAGCGTGCTCTCCCTGTGCTTCAGAAGCTGATGGTTTCTCCTGCCCGGCTCGCTGCACGGGCTGCCGCCCTGAAGGAAAGGCTGGCAGGATGTTTGGGCGAAGCGTGCGAGGTCGAGGTCCGGCCCGGCTCCTCTCAAGTGGGAGGGGGAGCCCTTCCCTTAACGGAGCTGCCCACGACGCTGGTGGTCCTCCGGCCGAAATTCATCAGCGCCACCACCCTCGCGGCCAGGCTCCGCCGGGGCGACCCCCCGGTTTTGACGCGCCTGCAGGAGGACGGGGTGCTGGTTGACCCCCGCACCTTGAGCGAGGAAGAAGAAGGGCTCGTTGCCGGGGCGATCCGGGCCGCCCTGCGGGAACCCCGGAAGGATGCCTGCACTTCGTAG
- a CDS encoding zinc-dependent alcohol dehydrogenase family protein, whose amino-acid sequence MRAMIFESPGKPLRLADVPVPAPGPDQVLIRVHACGICRTDLHIVDGELKGSKLPLIPGHQIVGTVVGTGERAGGFAEGERVGIPWLGFSCGECKYCRSGRENLCDEARFTGYHIDGGFAEYAVADRRFCFPIPEGYPSLQAAPLLCAGLIGYRSLTMAGDAERLGIYGFGAAAHIVAQVARYQGRKVYAFTRPGDAEAQKFARDMGADWVGGSDETPPVKLDAAIIFAPAGELVPAALGALAKGGTVVCGGIHMSDIPSFPYELLWGERVVRSVANLTRRDGEEFLVLAPRVPVRTEVQTFPLEKANEALDALRSGEIRGAGVLVATSSALSIRQQPECPYTS is encoded by the coding sequence ATGCGTGCGATGATCTTTGAATCCCCCGGCAAACCGCTGCGCCTGGCGGACGTGCCGGTGCCGGCGCCCGGGCCGGATCAGGTTTTAATTCGCGTCCACGCTTGCGGGATCTGCCGGACCGACCTGCATATCGTTGACGGAGAGCTGAAGGGGTCTAAACTCCCCCTCATCCCCGGGCATCAGATAGTAGGAACGGTTGTGGGCACCGGCGAACGAGCCGGGGGTTTTGCCGAAGGGGAACGCGTAGGTATCCCCTGGCTTGGTTTCTCCTGCGGCGAATGTAAATACTGCCGTTCAGGCAGGGAAAATCTCTGTGATGAAGCCCGTTTTACAGGATACCACATTGACGGCGGTTTTGCCGAATACGCCGTTGCAGACCGCCGTTTCTGCTTTCCAATTCCGGAGGGTTATCCGAGCCTCCAGGCCGCGCCGCTGCTCTGTGCCGGGCTCATCGGGTACCGTTCCCTGACCATGGCCGGTGATGCAGAACGCCTCGGCATATACGGATTCGGTGCTGCAGCCCATATTGTCGCTCAGGTAGCCCGGTACCAGGGCCGGAAGGTCTATGCCTTTACCCGCCCCGGCGATGCCGAAGCCCAAAAGTTCGCCAGGGATATGGGGGCTGATTGGGTGGGTGGCTCCGACGAGACACCCCCCGTGAAGCTGGATGCGGCTATTATTTTCGCGCCTGCAGGCGAACTGGTTCCGGCGGCGCTGGGGGCCCTGGCGAAAGGGGGCACTGTGGTCTGCGGCGGGATCCATATGAGCGACATCCCGTCCTTTCCGTATGAACTCCTTTGGGGCGAGCGGGTGGTGCGGTCCGTAGCCAACCTGACCCGCCGGGACGGTGAAGAGTTTTTGGTCCTCGCTCCCCGGGTTCCGGTGCGCACCGAGGTGCAGACCTTTCCCCTGGAGAAGGCCAACGAAGCGCTGGACGCTTTGCGGAGCGGCGAAATCCGCGGGGCCGGTGTGCTGGTGGCAACCTCGTCCGCATTGTCGATCCGGCAGCAGCCGGAATGCCCGTATACATCGTGA
- a CDS encoding phosphoribosyltransferase family protein, giving the protein MVFSDRKEAGRLLAEKLLKFKDKNSLILGIPRGGVIVAAEVAAALEAPLDVIIPRKIGAPFNQELAVGAVAPDGTVLYDEAMMRYLGLDESILRKQISRQLDEIERRLQLYRGEREPLALEGRTVIVIDDGIATGFTVQAALRSLRRQKLTWLVLAVPVAPWEAVVRLKPEVDELICLLNPEVFYAVGQFYKDFRQTTDEEVIAALAHNYSRPETE; this is encoded by the coding sequence TTGGTTTTTTCCGACCGCAAGGAGGCAGGCCGCCTGCTGGCCGAAAAGCTCCTCAAATTTAAGGACAAGAACTCCCTGATTCTGGGAATCCCCCGCGGGGGTGTGATCGTTGCGGCCGAGGTGGCAGCGGCGCTGGAGGCTCCGCTGGATGTGATCATCCCGCGCAAGATCGGGGCACCCTTCAACCAGGAGCTGGCGGTGGGGGCTGTCGCGCCGGATGGGACGGTGCTGTACGATGAGGCCATGATGCGGTACCTTGGTTTGGACGAGAGCATCCTGCGGAAGCAGATTTCCCGGCAGCTTGATGAAATCGAACGGCGTCTCCAGCTTTACCGGGGGGAGCGGGAACCCCTCGCCCTGGAGGGGCGTACCGTGATCGTCATTGATGACGGCATTGCAACCGGTTTTACCGTGCAGGCCGCCCTGCGCTCCCTCCGCCGGCAGAAGCTGACCTGGCTCGTCCTGGCCGTGCCCGTTGCGCCCTGGGAAGCGGTGGTTCGCCTCAAGCCCGAGGTGGATGAACTCATTTGTCTATTGAACCCGGAAGTCTTCTACGCGGTTGGCCAGTTTTACAAGGATTTCCGCCAGACAACAGATGAGGAGGTAATTGCCGCCCTCGCGCATAATTACTCCCGGCCCGAGACAGAATAA
- a CDS encoding GerMN domain-containing protein, with product MKNLPARKLLWLLVFWALALGGSWLAGCRREIPSQSRQVPNRNQEFRLASPVDQVHLYYLTKDERYFVPVTCNISPTREAPRVAVEKLLAGASQESLTVPFPPDVKLHALVIEGNVVTLDLTGEVQKIKEPEAARRAFEALVLTLTEFREVKAVKILVNGSPLASLAGYSLNQPLVRPPYLNLLSARDTGNPAIIYFTDNSGLYLVPVTIFLPDRDHSVAGVLKLLVAGPPAGSSLGPPVWPGTKVLRVEESNGIVTVDLSSEVLAYGGGSAQELALINALVFTLTEFPQVKGVQLLIEGKKRLFLPEGTEVAQPLQRPRQLNPIAL from the coding sequence ATGAAAAATTTACCGGCAAGAAAGCTCCTCTGGTTGCTGGTTTTTTGGGCCCTCGCCCTCGGGGGGTCGTGGCTTGCGGGTTGCCGCCGGGAGATCCCCAGCCAGTCGCGGCAGGTCCCCAACCGGAACCAGGAATTCCGGCTCGCCTCTCCCGTGGATCAGGTGCATCTCTATTATCTTACAAAGGATGAGCGCTATTTTGTCCCGGTGACCTGTAACATCAGCCCGACGCGGGAGGCGCCGCGGGTTGCGGTAGAAAAGCTCCTTGCCGGCGCGTCGCAGGAGTCCCTTACCGTGCCCTTTCCCCCCGATGTGAAACTGCACGCCCTGGTCATCGAGGGGAATGTGGTCACTCTCGATTTGACCGGGGAAGTGCAGAAAATTAAAGAACCGGAGGCTGCCCGCCGCGCTTTCGAGGCCCTGGTTTTAACCCTGACCGAGTTTCGGGAAGTGAAGGCCGTAAAAATTCTGGTCAACGGAAGCCCCCTCGCAAGCCTCGCCGGGTACAGCCTGAACCAACCCCTCGTGCGCCCTCCCTATTTAAATCTGCTTTCCGCAAGGGATACCGGGAATCCGGCAATAATTTACTTTACAGACAATTCGGGGCTCTATCTGGTTCCGGTCACTATCTTTTTGCCGGATCGGGACCATTCCGTCGCCGGCGTGCTGAAGCTGCTTGTGGCAGGCCCCCCGGCGGGATCCAGTCTTGGGCCCCCGGTTTGGCCGGGGACGAAAGTGCTCCGGGTAGAAGAGAGTAACGGGATCGTGACGGTGGATCTCAGCAGCGAGGTGCTTGCTTACGGAGGCGGGAGCGCGCAGGAACTGGCCCTCATCAATGCCCTCGTTTTTACCCTGACGGAGTTCCCGCAGGTGAAGGGGGTCCAGCTTCTGATTGAGGGGAAAAAGCGCCTCTTTCTTCCCGAAGGAACAGAAGTGGCCCAGCCCCTGCAGAGGCCGCGCCAGTTGAACCCGATTGCCCTTTAG